The Bacteroidota bacterium nucleotide sequence TCCGAGCAGGTTCAGCTCATTCACCGTCAGAAATTTTTCTCCATCCTCGGCGCCGAGTTCCGCAATGCGATCGGTAACAATATGCACGAGCATTCCCGGATCGAGTGAACGATCGAAACTTCCGCACGTACCGAAGTTGATGGCGAGATCATATTTATTCGTGGCAAGAACATGCGAGCACCACGAAGCCGTCGCGATCATTCCAACGCCGGTGGTGAGCGAATCGATCTCTTTATTTCCGAGAGAATATTTTTTCATACGCGGGCCATTTTCCGCAATGAATTTCATGTGGGCGAAGAGTGGAGAGATTTCCATGTAGGTCGCCGAGACTAATAATATTTTCATTGGGCTAAGGTAATAAGGTATCGGGTTCAGGTATTAGGGTAACAGGGTATTATTATTTCTGAATATTCCCGGCTATTTTTTTAGCTCTCACTCCTTACTAATAACCCAATAACTCAATAACCCAATAACCCGTAACTTTACACCATGATTTACCTCACACGACGAGAGCGTTTCACTGCCGCGCATAAATTGTATCGCGAAGACTGGAGTCCGAAAAAAAATATGGAAATTTTCGGTGGATGTGCAAACCCTAACTGGCACGGGCACAACTACGAAGTTTTCATTACCATCAAAGGAGAGATCGATCCTCAATTCGGTTACCTCATGAACCTGAAAGATCTCAGTAAATTAATTTGCGAAAACGTGATTGATAAAGTGGATCATAAAAATCTGAATATCGATGTCGATTTTATGAAAGGTATTATGACCTCGACTGAAAATGTGGCGGTCGCGATCTGGAAACAACTGGAGTCACCGCTGAAAAAACACAACGTGCAATTACATTCGGTAAAACTCATTGAAACGGAAAATAATTCTGTGGAATATTTCGGCGGATAAAATTTTTAAAAGAAAGGAACCAATTTTATGAACGGAAACGGCCTTGAAGAAGAATTCGGTTACGTAAAAATTGACAAGTACAATAAATCGCGTACCGATAAAATTGCAGGGAATTACAAACTCATTCTGGAAGACATCGGTGAAAACCCGGTGCGCGAAGGTTTGCAGAAAACTCCTGAGCGCGTTGCAAAAGCAATTCAGTTCCTCACGCACGGTTATGATCTCGATCCCACAGAAATTCTTCGCTCGGCAATGTTCAAAGAAGAATATTCGCAAATGGTTCTTGTGAAAGATATTGAAGTGTATTCGCTGTGCGAACATCACATGCTTCCTTTTTTCGGGAAAGCGCACATCGCCTACATTCCCAATGGCTGCATTGTTGGTTTGAGTAAACTTCCGCGCGTGGTAGACGCGTTCGCGCGCAGATTACAAGTTCAGGAGCGGCTTACCAATGAGATCCGCGATTGCATACAGAATACAATGAAACCGCTTGGCGTCGGCGTTGTTATTGAAGCGCAGCATTTGTGCATGCAGATGCGCGGAATTCAGAAACAGAATTCAGTAACTACAACTTCTGCTTTCACCGGCGAATTCCTCAATGAAACTACACGTTCGGAATTCATCAAACTCATCGGTTCGAAGTTGCATTGATGAAAAAATATTTTTTCCTTTTTCCTGTTATCATCCTCGCCGGTTGCCCGATGAAAGTTTCTGTTCCGCTGAGTTTAAGAGCGGAATTGAAAACCGATTCCTCTTTCATTGGAACTTATTTCAAACTGAATATGCCGGCCGGCGAAACTGAATCCATAAAATTTTCAATTCTCAATGACACCATGTACCGGATTGTCCGCGACGGAGAAGTGCAGGATGGCGACATCACGAGAAAAGAAAAAGACGGCTACAGCGGATTCGTAACGATCATCGACGGAAAAAAATTCATGAGTCTTTTAAAAACTGATGCCGACGGGAAAGCGATCGACGAATTGAAATTCATTATCGCCAATTTCGATCTTCATCGCGGCAAAACGAAGGATACTCTTTTCTCCAATATCCTCACTGGCGGCGGACTCGGTTCTTCCGATTATTCAACTCCCGAAGATCTTCGTTCCGCAGTGGAATATGCTTTAAAATATAATTCGCTCAAATACGACTCTGTCTATTCAGGAGTGTATGTGCGCTGAAAACTCCGTCTTAAAATCCGTTAAACGCTCAACCAAAAGATTATTTTTCACGTAACTTTACATAACCAAAAATCACCACTATGGATTACAGACAAACCAACATGAACCAGTTTGCAACACAGAATTCGTCTGAAATTGCAGCGCGTTCATTTATGACACAGGTGTTCGGATGGATGTCCGGCGCACTGTTCTTCACCGCAATTACTTCCTGGTTATTTTACAGCATTCCATCGCTGTCGGCACTCATTTACAATGTGCAGGACGGGCATGTAGTTGGATGGAGCGGACTCGGTTACCTCTGCATTTTCTCCCCGCTCATTCTTGTTTTTGCAATGTCGCTCGGCTTTCAGCGTTTTTCTCTGCCGGTGCTCATTGGTATTTTTATGTTGTATTCAGTCCTGAACGGTGTTTCGCTGAGTTCAATATTTCTGCGCTACCAGATGAATGTGATCGGAGCAACATTTGCCATCTCAGCCGGAATGTTCGGCACCATGGCGTTCATGGGATGGATCACCAAAGCAGATCTTTCGAAGATGGGCACCTTTCTCTACATGGCATTGATTGGACTTGTGATCGCGATGGTTGTAAATTTTTTCATGCACAGCCAGGGATTCTCCTACCTTATTTCCATTGCAGGTGTCATTATTTTCACCGGGCTTACTGCCTGGGATGTTCAGAAACTGAAAAACATAGGAGCGAATGTGAACGGAGGCGATACTGCCGCAGGAAAACTTTCCATTATGGGCGCGCTTACTTTATATCTCGATTTCCTCAACATCTTTCTTTTCCTTCTCCGCCTGATGGGGAATCGCAGGTAAAAAATATTTTTCTAAAGAAGAACCATCCTCTGCAGGGTGGTTTTTTTTTCAGAAATTTTCTTTTATTCCAGTCACCCTTTTACTAATTTGGCTTTTGATTAACATTGTCCTTACAACTTCTTCTACCAATACTTTCGCATGAAAAAATTTGTTCTCTTCTTAACGCTGCTTCCTTTTTTTATCCACGCACAAGTCAGTCCGCAATGGGTGGACCGTTTCGATGGTGCGGGCGATTACGCCGACCGGGTGAATGCGATGACTAAAGATGGTTCCGGAAATTATTATCTCGCCGGGTACAGCACGCGTTCCAATAATCAGAAAGATTTTCTCGTGATGAAGATCAATGTGAATGGCGATACGCTCTGGACATGGACTTATGATGGAACCAATCATACGCACGATGAAGCTTTTGATATTGCTTACGATGCGAATGGTTTTGTTTACGCTTGCGGATTCACAGAATCAAACGGGCAGGGTTCCGATATGTTTCTTGTCAAACTCGATCTACTCGGCGATTCACTCTGGACAAGGACTTACAATTATCTTGCGAATGAAAATGATATTGCAAATGCGGTGGCGGTTGATGCCGGCGGCAACGTAGTGATCACCGGGCAAAGCGATAATGATTCCACACTAATTACCAATGACGATTACATTACCATCCGTTATTCTCCCGCGGGCGTGCAGTCGTACGCAGTGCGCTACAACGGGCTTGCTAATGGAACAGATCGCGCGGTGGATGTGGTAATGCAGTCGAATGGAAATGCGGTGGTCACCGGGCGCTGCGCAAATTTCGATGATGATTTTGTAACAAAATGTTATTCCACAACCGGCACAGTGGTGTGGACGGCAATTTTTGACGGATTGAATGGAAATGATCATGCAGTAAAAATGGACCAGGATGCCGCCGGTAATATTTTTGTTACGGGTAATGCTGATAACGGATCAGATTACGATTATGTTGTGCTGGAATACAACTCATCCGGTATTGAACAATGGCAAAGCTGGTTTGATTATGCCGGTGGAAATGATTATCCCTCTTCCGTTACGCACGACAATGCCGGAAATATTATTGTCGCCGGACGCGTAGATGTTACTCCGCTCACTCCATCCTACGATATTCTCTCTGTAGAATTTGATGCGACAGGAAATCAGCAATGGACCGCTCAATTCAATGGCCCCGGCAATGGTGATGATGATGCGGGCGATGTAGTGGCTGATGCGTCGGGAAATATTTATCTCACCGGAAAAGTTGACATGAATGCGAATGTATTGATCATTGACAATGATATTATCACACTCTCATTCGACAACTCCGGAAATCTCCGCTGGCAACACACCAGTGGAAATGTTACAAATCCCGATGCGGGCGCTGCACTTACACTCGATGCATCAACGAATGTAATTGTTGCTGCGAATGCCACTGCGAATATTACCGGCAGAGATATCCGGAGAATAAAATACAATTCAACCGGTGTGCTTGCGTGGTCGAAAGATTACAACGGAACCGGCGATCATAATGATGTGACGAATGCAATGACGGTTGACGCCAATGGAAATTCGTACATGTGCGGGTACACGTACAGCGCGTACAACAAGCGCGACATGTGCGTGGTGAAAGTAAGTCCTGCCGGAACTACACTCTGGTCGGCAACTATCAATGGCTCTTTGAATCTTGATGACGAAGCAACCGGTGTTGCAGTGGATGCATCGGGCAATGTGATCATCACCGGTTACACAAAAGATACGATCACAGGTTACGCCATTTGCACAGCGAAATATTCTTCGGCAGGAGTCATGATGTGGACCACGAAATATAATTTTCTCACCACGAATCAGAATGACAAAGGAACCGGTGTTGTTGTAAATTCTTCGGGAGAAATTTTTGTCACCGGAGAAAGTGATGGCAACGCAACCACTGTTTCTAATTATGATATCGTTACCATAAAATACAATTCGGGTGGAACGCAACAATGGGCAATTCGTTACAACGGACCGGGAAATACCGGCGACAAACCATCTGCAATTGGAATTGCACCGTCGGGAAATATTGTGGTCGTTGGAAAAGTTGGCATCAGCGCTCTTGATGATAATGCTTTCATCGTCGAATACACCAATGCAGGAACACAGGTTTTCGCTTACAATTATCCTTCTGCGTATGGAAATGATAATGCCGTTGATCTTGCTTTCAATTCTGTTGGTGATATTGCCGTTGCTGTAAAAATGAAAAATATTTCGCTGAATGATGATATGGGCGTCTGGTATTTTGATGCGGCCGGAAATGGATTGTGGATGACAACGTACAACGGAACGGGAAATGGGAATGATGCACCCGCCGCGATTGCATTCGATAATTCCGGAAATATTTTTCTTGCCGGGCAAACCGATGTGGACACTGCATCATTATTTGCCAACTATGATGCTATCTCCATAAAGTACAATGGGAATGGTGTACAACAATGGGTGAAGACTGTTGCCGGCGCTGCCGGTGACGATGATAATGCGGTTGATGTTGTCATAGATAATTCAACCGGGAATGTTTACGTTGCTGCGCAAATTCAGAATGGAACGTTGCTGGTGAAGAACAACGACCTGGTTGTGTTACAATACGACCCTGCCGGAAATCAAATGCTTACTTCCACTTACGATGCTTTCGGAAAAAGTGACGGAGCTTCAGCTATGCAGATCTCAGGAAATAATATTTATGTCGCAGGATTCTCCACCGGGGCCGCCAACGCGCAGAAAGATATGGTGATGTTGCTCTACAGCGGGTTCAATGTGGGAATAAATGAAAATGAAATAATTTCTTCCCTGGATGTCTTTCCGGTTCCGTGCACGGATCATATTTCCATTCGAATGGATGATGCAAAAGAACATACGATCATGATCTTTGATGTGAATGGGAAAAAAGTATTTGAAACTTTTTTTACCGGAAAAGAGATCGCCATAGAAACTGCGGAATTGTCGCCGGGAATTTATTCCGGAACCGTTTTGAGTAATGATGGCAACAAACAATTTTTCCGGTTTGTGAGAGAATAATTTAACCAGCAATGCCTCGCTTTGTTCATTTCTATTCGGCTTCGCGTCCCCGCCTCCGTGAACCAGTGCAGTATTGCGGACAGGTTGGCTCTGATTACATTTAGAATCTTTCTGAATCCAACGTTAACAACATGCAGAAAAACCCGGATCACAAAAAACTGAATCGTGATTTCTGGAATGAGGTGGCTCATTCGGAAAAACCTCCTGTAGAAGAACGGACTTTTTTCATTCATGTTTTTTTCCTCGTGGCAGTTGCCCTTTTCTCCGGTGCCGTATTAATGCTGCTATTCGATAAGCTGTCTTTTTTTCACCGGTTCTTTTATGAATCGCAATATTTTCCTTCTTCCGTCATCATTGCCGGAATTCTTTCCTGCTTCTGGATATTGATTCTGTGGCATTTTAAATTCCATGTTCCTAAAACAACCTGGCTCGCTGCATTTTTCACACTCCTCTGTCTTGTTTCCGCATTTTTTCTTTCGTTGCTTGCATTTCTCGGCGACGGAAAATTTCTCATCTATCCTTTCATTTCAGTGAGCATAACTTACTTCGCTGCCGCATTGCTTTCGCTCGCCGCCCGTTTTTCGCTCAATCGCAATTGGATTATTTTTCTGCTGTTGCCTCTTGGAATAATATTTTCCATTCTCGTCAACTATTATTTTCAAACACGCGTTTTATGCTGGGTACTTTCATTTTTTTTCACATTCATCGTTTGCTTTCTTGCCACGAACCGCAATGAGATCGTCGGAGTTTTCAATACGAAAGATCACCCGGAAGTTTCTTACAGCACACGCATTTTCATGGCCGCTTTTCCCATTTGTTTTCCCGTACACGCTGCGCTCCTGCGCATACGCACGATCGGGAAAGTGCACATGAAGTACAGGTGGTTTACCGATTTTGAAAGAATTTCCAAAAAGAAATAATAGTTCACTGTTCGGTTTTTGTTTATTTATTTTCGAAGTCGTAAAAGAATCATATTCGTAAATTCGTCAATCCGTAATCTGTATATCTGTAATCCTCCTCTATGAAAAAAGCATACATCTTTCCCGGCCAGGGTTCCCAGTTTTCCGGGATGGCAAAAGATCTTTATGAAAATAATTCGATCTCAAAAGATCTGCTCGAAAAAGCAAATTCCATTCTTGGTTTCCGCATCACCGATATTATGTTCGGCGGAACCGATGAAGAATTGAAACAAACAAAAGTTACTCAGCCCGCGATCTTTCTTCATTCTGTTTCGCTTGCTGCAACACTCGCCGATTTTAAACCCGACATGGTAGCCGGACATTCGCTCGGAGAATTTTCTTCGCTCGTCGCCAATAAAACTCTTTCGTTCGAAGACGCACTCACACTCGTGTACAAGCGTGCGCTCGCGATGCAGAAAGCATGCGAAGCAAAACCTTCTACTATGGCGGCCGTTCTCGGAATGGAAGATGCGAAAGTGGAAACCATTTGCTCTTCAGTTGAAAATGATATTGTGGTTGCTGCGAATTATAATTGCCCGGGACAACTTGTAATTTCAGGAACGGTAAGCGGCGTAAATAAGGCGTGTGAATTATTGAAAGCCGCCGGCGCGAAACGTGCACTCGTTCTTCCGGTGGGCGGCGCATTTCATTCTCCGTTAATGGAACCTGCACGTGTGGAGCTCGAAGCCGCCATCAACGCAACAAATTTCAATACGCCGATCTGTCCCGTTTACCAGAATGTAAATGCAAAAGCGGTCACGGATCCTGAAGAAATAAAAAAGAATCTCATTGCGCAATTGACCGCTCCTGTTCGCTGGACACAAACCATTCAGAATATGTTTGCGGATGGAGCAACAAATTTTGTGGAAGTAGGCCCGGGAAAAGTTTTACAGGGATTAGTGAAGAAAATTGCACAGGGAGTGGAAGCTGTTTCTGCATAGTACGAAATACGAAATCCCGAACGCGTTCTATATTTCGTATTTGGCAACTTTCAGAACCCTTTTCGTATTTCGTAACTTTTAGTACCCTTTTCGTATTTCGTACTATACCCCTATCTTTATTCTATGAAACGCTTCCTCTCCATTTTATTCCTGCTTTCATTACCGGCAATAATACAAGCACAGTTTTTCCAGGGCTGGGGAATTATGGCCGGCGGAACTTTAGGAAGACAAAAATGGAAATGGGTTGATCCTGCAGCTAAAGACAAATCAAAATATTTATTACGTTATAACGGAGAAGTGTTCGCAGAATTTTTCGACAATCCTACTTATCGCTGGGTGACCGAACTTCAATACAATGTGAAAGGCGCAAAATGGAAATCCATTCCCGGTTCGAGTGGCGGCTCAACTACACTCACCGAGCAGAACCAATATATCGCGTGGAATAATTACCTGATGATCCGGCAGGAATTGGTTTCTATTATTCCATACGCAAAAGTCGGCCCGCGCCTCGAATATGTTTTCAGCAGCCCGCAATCTTTTTCTAAAATTCATGTTTGTCCCGCTGCAGGAGTTGGTGTGGAATTCGTTGCGTTCGGCCCCGTTGCTTTAATTACCGAAGCGTGGTGGGTGCCCGATGTTTTACATTCTTATAAAGATTCGAATCTTACGATCAAACAACATTGCTGGGAATTGCGCGTTGGTATAAAGTTCTCTCCCGGTGGAGAAAGTTGTCCGAAGGTTTACAAATAAGTCAATAGTCATTGTTGCCTTGTTTAAATATTTTCACCAGGCACTAATGACTACTTACTAATGGCTAATGACAATTGACCACGACCGATCTGAAAATGCGTTTTCAATTCTATTTATTCTTCGTGATTTTTTTCCCTTTCAGCGTTCATGGACAGGGAAATTATTCGCTGAAGATTATTGAGATTGGAAATGAAAACGTTTTAAAACACATCGATTATAAAAAAGATTTTCCCGATAAAATTTCCCGCGAGAATGAAATGCACAATGTACTTGCCACACTTTGGAATGAATCGTACCTCGAAGCGCGTTACGATAGTTTGCTGAACGATTCGCTTTCGATAACCGCCTATTTGTTTGCCGGTGAAAAATATTCCTGGGCTTCGCTCTCGAAAGGAAATGTAGATGAAGGAATTCTCAGCGATATCGGTTACCGCGAAAAATTATACCGAAACAAACCATTGAAATATAAAGATGTGGCGAAGATCGAAAACGGAATTCTCAACTGGTGCGACGATCACGGTTATCCGTTTGCTTCTGTGAAACTCGATAGTTGTTTTTTTGTGAATGATCGTTCGCTGAACGCTCAGCTTCATTTACAGAAAAACCGTTTTACAAAAATCGACAGCGTTGTCGTCGTTGGTTCATTGAAACTTTCGAGATCGTATCTCTTCAATTACATCGGAATTTCTCCCGGCGATCCTTACGATGAAAATAAAGTGGATGCAATAACCAAAAGAATAAAAGAACTTCCGTTTGCAAAAAGTACGAAGCCCTACACGATTCTATTCACGGAAAAATACACGAAGCTCACTTTGTATCTCGATAAAAAACCTTCGGGCCAATTCGATGGCGTGGTTGGATTTCTTCCCGACAGCCGTACCGGAAAAATTCTTTTCACGGGTGATGCGCGCCTGCGCCTGCAGAATAGTTTCACTCATGGAGAAGTGATCGACATCAACTGGAGAAGATTGCAGGAACAAACGCAGGATCTGAAAGCGCATGTGAATTATCCTTATCTCTTCCGCACGCCGGTTGGAATTGATTACACCATCAAACTTTACCGGCGCGATACTACGTACATCGACGTGAACCAGAATTTCGGTTTGCAATATCTTTTCAGCGCAGGAACAAGTTTAACTGCATTTGTAAAACAACGGAATTCAAATCTCATTTCCACTGCGGGAATGGAAAATCTCACAACGCTTCCGCAGTATGCCGATATTTCTGCGACCACTTACGGATTGACTTTTCACCGCGAGCAACTCGATTATCGTTTCAATCCGCGGAAAGGTTATGTGATTACTGCAACTGCCGACGCCGGCGATCGTGTCATTCACCGGAATGCAAAACTGAATCCTGTTATTTATGACAACATCGATCTTAAGACAACACAATATTCCGCAGCGTTCGATGCCGAAAAATTCTGGCCATTCGGAAAACGTTCCACTATCCGCACTTCATTACAGTCGGCAACGATCTACAACAACGGCGGCGTTTTTAAAAACGAATTGTACCGCATAGGCGGACTAAGAACATTGCGCGGCTTCGACGAAGAATCTATTTACGCGAGCAGTTACGCGATCGTCACCGCAGAATACCGTTTTCTCCTCGAAGAAAATTCTGCCTTCTTCCTTTTTGCCGATGGTTGCTGGTACGAGAACAACCTTAAAACATCTTTTGTAACCGACACACCATTCGGATTTGGCACCGGAGTTTTCTTCGAAACCAAAGCGGGAATTTTTACCATGACCTACGCACTCGGCGACCAGTTCAACCAGGGAATAAAATTCCGCGACGGAAAAGTTCATGTTGGATTTGTGGGAATGTTTTAGTTTCTGGTTCTTAGTTAGACATGCACGGTTATAAATATCTTTGGTCTTGTACTTTTAGCAGCACTTCTTCTTGACGTTTCTTTTGAATCCTCTGAAAACGCTTTTGCAATTAATGCTACTAATCCTGCTCCTGGTAATATTGGCCACATAATATTTAGGGCATCTCTAAAAACACAGGAATGCAAGGCGGGCAAGCCCGAAAAACCGAAATTTACTATTCGTAAATGAGGATTTTGAGGACGTAGCCCAACGCAGCAGTTCGAAGTTATTAGAGATGCCCTTTATATTTTATCTCGGCCCCATAAATCTGTCACCGTTAAAGTGAATCATATGTTCGGGCACATCTGCCAACCATACTTCTGTTTCCCAAGCAATGCTATTTGAGTGTTTTTTGAATTCAGCGAAATCAGGAAATGCTGTCACATAGATTTTCCCTGCTTTGCAATTTTTTAAAAACTCTTCGAGTTCAACAACTCGTTTCGGCGAAACAGGGCCATGAGAAGTAACCGCTTCAATTAAAAATAACCAATTTTTCGTGTGGTCATAAATAATAACATCGGGAAGTTTACTATGCTGATTTACTGGAATACCTAATTCTTTCAGCATTTTTTCGTCAACATATAAATCTTTTTTAGCGGTGTCGCCCAGATATAAAACAGAACCTCCATTAGCAAAACGCGCAGCAAAATTGTGAACTATGGCTGCTTGAACTTCATTGTGTTTTCCAGATGATAATTTTAAAGTTTTACCATTGCTGAGTTTAACCGGAATTAAAATCTGCTTCCGCTCCTTTTTATACTTTTTAGATAGATCACCTTCTTCTAATATGAATTTATCAACTGCTTTTTTCCAATCTTTCGTTCCAAAAGTTTGGATTGCATCTAATGCACCTTGTGTCAATGCATAGTGAGCATTTGGACTATTTACAGGCAGTTTAGGATTATCAGGATTGTAATCTGCAATTCTCGCTTGAACAAATTGATGTAATACTTGTCTGCGAAAAGTTTCACGGGAATTGGGAGCATATTCTTTTCCGTATACTTCGTGCACAAAA carries:
- a CDS encoding 6-carboxytetrahydropterin synthase; translation: MIYLTRRERFTAAHKLYREDWSPKKNMEIFGGCANPNWHGHNYEVFITIKGEIDPQFGYLMNLKDLSKLICENVIDKVDHKNLNIDVDFMKGIMTSTENVAVAIWKQLESPLKKHNVQLHSVKLIETENNSVEYFGG
- the fabD gene encoding ACP S-malonyltransferase, whose protein sequence is MKKAYIFPGQGSQFSGMAKDLYENNSISKDLLEKANSILGFRITDIMFGGTDEELKQTKVTQPAIFLHSVSLAATLADFKPDMVAGHSLGEFSSLVANKTLSFEDALTLVYKRALAMQKACEAKPSTMAAVLGMEDAKVETICSSVENDIVVAANYNCPGQLVISGTVSGVNKACELLKAAGAKRALVLPVGGAFHSPLMEPARVELEAAINATNFNTPICPVYQNVNAKAVTDPEEIKKNLIAQLTAPVRWTQTIQNMFADGATNFVEVGPGKVLQGLVKKIAQGVEAVSA
- the folE gene encoding GTP cyclohydrolase I FolE, whose protein sequence is MNGNGLEEEFGYVKIDKYNKSRTDKIAGNYKLILEDIGENPVREGLQKTPERVAKAIQFLTHGYDLDPTEILRSAMFKEEYSQMVLVKDIEVYSLCEHHMLPFFGKAHIAYIPNGCIVGLSKLPRVVDAFARRLQVQERLTNEIRDCIQNTMKPLGVGVVIEAQHLCMQMRGIQKQNSVTTTSAFTGEFLNETTRSEFIKLIGSKLH
- a CDS encoding Bax inhibitor-1/YccA family protein, with the translated sequence MDYRQTNMNQFATQNSSEIAARSFMTQVFGWMSGALFFTAITSWLFYSIPSLSALIYNVQDGHVVGWSGLGYLCIFSPLILVFAMSLGFQRFSLPVLIGIFMLYSVLNGVSLSSIFLRYQMNVIGATFAISAGMFGTMAFMGWITKADLSKMGTFLYMALIGLVIAMVVNFFMHSQGFSYLISIAGVIIFTGLTAWDVQKLKNIGANVNGGDTAAGKLSIMGALTLYLDFLNIFLFLLRLMGNRR
- the mqnB gene encoding futalosine hydrolase — encoded protein: MKILLVSATYMEISPLFAHMKFIAENGPRMKKYSLGNKEIDSLTTGVGMIATASWCSHVLATNKYDLAINFGTCGSFDRSLDPGMLVHIVTDRIAELGAEDGEKFLTVNELNLLGENELPFKWGQLVNLAPPSNPVMNAIATVNGITVNKVHGNEKSISETVKRWNPHVESMEGAAFMYACMTHDTVFAQVRAVSNFIEKRNRDAWKMAEAIKNLSTTGLEILNAF
- a CDS encoding US12 family protein, which gives rise to MQKNPDHKKLNRDFWNEVAHSEKPPVEERTFFIHVFFLVAVALFSGAVLMLLFDKLSFFHRFFYESQYFPSSVIIAGILSCFWILILWHFKFHVPKTTWLAAFFTLLCLVSAFFLSLLAFLGDGKFLIYPFISVSITYFAAALLSLAARFSLNRNWIIFLLLPLGIIFSILVNYYFQTRVLCWVLSFFFTFIVCFLATNRNEIVGVFNTKDHPEVSYSTRIFMAAFPICFPVHAALLRIRTIGKVHMKYRWFTDFERISKKK
- a CDS encoding restriction endonuclease codes for the protein MSKLDEAKKILKELGLPTAQQNDTSAYTLLALCGVKPRDKWIKATRTSQKVSKGIMAFVHEVYGKEYAPNSRETFRRQVLHQFVQARIADYNPDNPKLPVNSPNAHYALTQGALDAIQTFGTKDWKKAVDKFILEEGDLSKKYKKERKQILIPVKLSNGKTLKLSSGKHNEVQAAIVHNFAARFANGGSVLYLGDTAKKDLYVDEKMLKELGIPVNQHSKLPDVIIYDHTKNWLFLIEAVTSHGPVSPKRVVELEEFLKNCKAGKIYVTAFPDFAEFKKHSNSIAWETEVWLADVPEHMIHFNGDRFMGPR